The following are from one region of the Bradyrhizobium septentrionale genome:
- a CDS encoding beta strand repeat-containing protein — translation MQGSFQVAQATGTGNSTNSAPIRIYKLTKPLTDQAVVINLGYDQKAKVDFTSIANEKITLIHVGEKLIILFDNQSTVTVEPFFDSRADGLNNVTIETAPGRDISVQEFTSLFPISTDTSVLPAADSGGNSNGNAQASGANFSPFVVDPLAPPPLNVLAPQEELPPSAPGGQPAGTQQASFQPNEPTPPSTISPPTISGNPLSALIVDESFLSAATNHGVAGSGLGPAGATVATVQVSFDVTTPGGQQSLTYALSVTSPNEDSGLIDTATGQHVLLTVNAAGVVEGRTAVGGDLVLTVSVDATGHVTLTDLRAVHEGTPGDFNEGITLASGLITLTATVTDNNNQTASASVDVGSHLTILDDGPVAGTVTGATDTLVLDETRPVGSDTAGGTAPTGLASVTADFSNNFTSGSYGADGAGSTAYTLKLTGVNVASGLYALDPTDTNPAHFGQGAQIVLNQVGDTITGSANGTTYFTITINETTGIVTFTQVNNIWHADPTNPDDAATLTLSSASLLQVVQTITDADGDSATTPINLGGGVFTIQDSGPTAGTVIGLREGFVDALVLDESRPVGSDTAGGISPTGLASVTADFSLHFTAGSYGSDGPGNTAYTLKLTGANVASGLYALDPTDTTTADGDGIGQGAQIVLNQVGNTITGSVGATTYFTITIDPSTGIVTFTQSDNIWHSDPKNPDDAATLTLSSANLLQVVQTITDADGDHVTTPLNVGTGVFVIQDSGPTAGTVTGAIDTLVLDETRPVGSDTAGGTAPTGLDTVTADFSHNFTGGSYGSDGAGHTAYTLNLAGVNVASGLYALDATDTTTADGDGIGQGAQILLNQVGNTITGSVGATTYFTITIDPSTGIVTFTQSNNIWHSDPTNPDDAATLTLSAANLLQLVQTITDADGDSVTTPLDLGAGVFTIQDSGPTAGTVTGPTDTLVLDETRPVGTDTAGGTAPTGLDTVTADFSNNFTGGSYGSDGAGNTAYTLKLTGANVASGLFALDPTDTDPAHFGQGAQIVLNQSGDTITGSVGATTYFTITIDETTGIVTFTQLNNIWHSDPNNPDDAATLTLSAANLLQVVQTITDADGDHVTTPLDLGAGVFTIQDSGPTAGTVTGPTDTLVLDETRPVGTDTAGGTAPTGLDTVTADFSNNFTGGSYGSDGAGNTAYTLKLTGANVASGLYALDPTDTDPAHFGQGAQIVLNQVGDTITGSVGATTYFTITIDETTGIVTFTQLNNIWHSDPTNPDDAATLTLSAANLLQVVQTITDADGDHVATPLDLGSGVFTIQDSGPTAGTVIAAADTLVLDETRPVGTDTAGGTAPTGLDAVTADFSNNFTGGSYGSDGPGNTAYTLKLTGVNVASGLYALDPTDTDPAHFGQGAQIVLNQVGDTITGSVGATTYFTITINETTGIVTFTQSNNIWHSDPTNPDDAATLTLSSANLLQVVQTITDADGDHVTTPLNLGSGVFTIQDSGPTAGTVIAAADTLVLDETRPVGTDTAGGTAPTGLDTVTADFSNNFSAGSYGSDGPGNTAYTLKLTGVNVASGLYALDPTDTDPAHFGQGAQIVLNQVGDTITGSVGATTYFTITINETTGIVTFTQSNNIWHSDPTNPDDAATLTLSSANLLQVVQTITDADGDHVATPLDLGSGVFTIQDSGPTAGTVTGPTDTLVLDETRPVGTDTAGSTAPTGLASVTADFSNNFTGGSYGSDGAGNTAYTLKLTGVNVLSGLFALDPTDTNPAHFGQGAQIVLNQVGDTITGSVGATTYFTITINETTGIVTFTQVNNIWHADPTNPDDAATLTLSAANLLQVVQTITDADGDHVTTPLNLGTGVFTIQDSGPTAGTVTGPTDTLVLDETRPVGTDTAGGTTPTGLASVTADFSNNFTGGSYGSDGPGNTAYTLKLTGANVASGLYALDATDKTTADGDGIGQGAQIVLNQSGNTIIGSVGATVYFTITIDPTTGIVTFTQSNNIWHSDPNNPDDAATLTLSAANLLQVVQTITDADGDSVSTSLDLGTGVFTIQDSGPTAPTATVSAATLGVDETPGVQTIGGASDVVGSTAITFNGSATTVAGLFATVASKGVDTDVSSAVLDNGALSFASTGASSVLSLTGGSYGSDGAGSTVYALSLLSAASGLTLTDGTAITLSLDGSGRIIGTVGADAANPSLTGQTAFAIAIDPTTGQLYVADYLSLHHNSTASPNDVLTMAAGKIGATVTLTDADGDHVTASADISTHISFLDDGPTLGAFVNGTLPNDIGSVNGTFAVNFGADGFGGFTLTGPAISGITYSTVALTDAGGHVIGSELIGSAGATQVFDLKVFEDGTYTFDLLHPQASTSVSSSLTNLASGHVPWAELSDGSIEFTSPGDINSSTNGLGVGNNFLNGGETFTMEFHVPGTGVGVDDAPGTNPQFVDAVNFTINSGNPGDMVSWIATDTVHGTTQSGTATVDASGTHLLIDPTISFNTLQITGVGNESIRLLAASISKTVLPSDQNLTFGIVATDGDGDSTASSSLGIHVVAGDSSGNFTLTGGATADVIATSSHTDTVNGGAGTDIVDYRDDTVGVTVNLTTGLGSGGTGSTAVGDTYTSIEGILGGSGNDTLTGLAAGGTYFDGGAGSDTLNGGAGNDTFVLTLNGGGHDTINNFNGLSDQIFVNLGDNLSIGQASTVDASNFHVGDETQAATWNGGTGKEFVFNTTTHELWYSANGTGTDKVDLAHVSTGVPAAANVHVY, via the coding sequence ATGCAGGGTTCGTTTCAGGTCGCGCAGGCTACCGGCACCGGCAATTCCACCAATTCGGCTCCCATCCGTATTTACAAGCTGACGAAGCCACTGACCGATCAGGCCGTCGTCATCAATCTCGGATACGACCAGAAGGCGAAGGTGGATTTCACATCGATCGCCAACGAAAAGATCACGCTGATCCATGTCGGCGAAAAGCTGATCATCCTGTTCGACAACCAGTCGACGGTCACGGTCGAGCCGTTCTTCGACTCCCGTGCGGATGGGCTCAACAACGTCACGATCGAGACGGCGCCCGGCCGCGACATCTCGGTCCAGGAATTTACGAGCCTGTTTCCGATCAGCACGGACACCTCCGTGTTGCCGGCGGCCGACAGTGGCGGCAACTCGAACGGCAACGCGCAGGCGAGCGGTGCGAATTTCAGTCCGTTCGTGGTTGATCCGCTGGCTCCCCCGCCTCTCAATGTGTTGGCGCCGCAGGAAGAACTGCCGCCTTCGGCGCCCGGCGGGCAGCCGGCGGGCACGCAGCAGGCCAGCTTCCAGCCTAACGAACCGACTCCGCCTTCCACCATTTCGCCTCCCACCATTTCCGGCAATCCACTGTCGGCGCTGATCGTCGACGAGAGCTTCCTCTCCGCGGCGACCAATCATGGCGTTGCCGGTTCGGGACTGGGCCCCGCAGGGGCAACGGTCGCGACTGTGCAGGTGTCGTTTGACGTCACGACGCCCGGCGGCCAGCAGTCGCTGACCTACGCGCTGTCGGTCACTTCGCCGAACGAAGATTCCGGTCTGATCGATACCGCGACCGGTCAGCACGTCCTGCTGACGGTGAACGCGGCCGGCGTCGTGGAAGGGCGCACGGCGGTTGGTGGCGATCTTGTCCTCACGGTCTCGGTAGACGCAACAGGCCACGTGACGCTGACCGATCTGCGCGCTGTTCATGAGGGAACACCGGGCGATTTCAATGAAGGGATTACGCTGGCGTCAGGCCTGATCACGCTGACCGCCACCGTGACTGACAACAACAACCAGACGGCAAGCGCGAGCGTCGATGTCGGTTCGCATCTGACGATCCTGGACGATGGTCCGGTGGCGGGCACCGTGACCGGCGCGACCGATACGCTGGTGCTGGACGAAACGCGCCCGGTCGGCAGCGACACCGCTGGCGGCACGGCGCCGACCGGCCTTGCCAGCGTGACGGCGGACTTCTCCAACAATTTCACCAGCGGTAGCTACGGTGCTGACGGGGCCGGCAGCACGGCCTACACGCTGAAGCTGACCGGCGTGAACGTGGCCTCCGGCCTCTACGCGCTCGACCCGACCGACACCAATCCGGCCCATTTCGGGCAGGGCGCGCAGATCGTGCTGAACCAGGTCGGTGACACCATCACCGGCTCGGCGAACGGCACGACCTACTTCACGATCACGATCAACGAGACGACCGGGATCGTCACGTTCACCCAGGTCAACAATATCTGGCACGCCGATCCGACCAACCCGGATGATGCCGCGACGCTGACCCTCTCCAGTGCCAGCCTGCTGCAGGTGGTGCAGACCATCACCGATGCGGACGGCGACAGCGCGACAACGCCGATCAACCTCGGCGGCGGCGTGTTCACGATTCAGGACAGCGGGCCGACGGCGGGCACGGTGATCGGCCTGCGGGAAGGGTTTGTGGACGCCCTGGTGCTGGACGAGTCGCGCCCGGTTGGCAGCGACACCGCGGGCGGCATTTCGCCGACCGGGCTTGCCAGCGTGACGGCGGACTTCTCTCTCCACTTCACCGCCGGCAGCTACGGCAGCGACGGCCCGGGCAACACGGCCTATACGCTGAAGCTGACAGGCGCGAATGTCGCCTCCGGCCTGTACGCGCTTGATCCGACGGACACGACCACCGCTGACGGCGATGGCATCGGGCAGGGCGCGCAGATCGTCCTGAACCAGGTCGGCAACACCATCACCGGCTCGGTCGGCGCGACGACCTATTTCACGATCACGATCGACCCGTCGACGGGGATCGTGACGTTCACCCAGTCGGACAATATCTGGCACTCGGACCCGAAGAATCCGGACGATGCGGCGACGCTGACGCTGTCGAGCGCCAATCTGCTGCAGGTGGTGCAGACCATCACCGACGCGGACGGCGACCACGTGACGACGCCGCTCAACGTCGGCACCGGTGTGTTCGTCATCCAGGACAGCGGCCCGACCGCGGGCACGGTGACCGGTGCGATCGACACGCTCGTGCTGGACGAGACGCGTCCCGTTGGCTCGGACACCGCCGGCGGCACGGCGCCGACCGGCCTCGACACCGTAACGGCGGACTTCTCGCACAACTTCACCGGCGGCAGCTATGGCAGCGACGGCGCGGGCCATACGGCCTACACGCTGAACCTCGCCGGCGTGAACGTGGCCTCCGGCCTCTACGCGCTTGATGCGACCGACACCACCACTGCTGACGGCGACGGCATCGGGCAGGGCGCGCAGATTCTGCTGAACCAGGTCGGCAACACGATCACCGGCTCGGTCGGTGCGACCACCTACTTCACGATCACGATCGACCCGTCGACCGGGATCGTCACCTTCACGCAGTCGAACAATATCTGGCATTCCGACCCGACCAATCCGGACGATGCCGCGACGCTGACGCTGTCGGCTGCCAATCTGCTGCAACTGGTGCAGACCATCACCGACGCGGACGGCGACAGCGTGACGACGCCGCTCGATCTCGGCGCTGGCGTATTCACGATCCAGGACAGCGGCCCGACCGCGGGCACGGTGACCGGCCCGACCGATACGCTTGTGCTCGACGAGACGCGTCCCGTTGGTACCGACACCGCGGGCGGCACCGCGCCGACCGGCCTCGACACCGTGACGGCCGACTTCTCCAACAACTTCACCGGCGGCAGCTACGGCAGCGATGGTGCGGGCAATACGGCCTACACGCTGAAGCTGACAGGCGCGAACGTGGCCTCCGGCCTCTTTGCGCTCGATCCGACCGACACCGACCCGGCCCATTTCGGGCAGGGCGCGCAGATCGTGCTGAACCAGTCCGGTGACACCATCACCGGCTCGGTCGGCGCGACCACCTATTTCACGATCACGATCGACGAGACGACCGGGATCGTGACGTTCACGCAGCTCAACAATATCTGGCATTCCGATCCGAACAATCCGGATGATGCGGCGACGCTGACATTGTCGGCTGCGAACCTGCTGCAAGTGGTGCAGACCATCACCGATGCGGACGGCGATCACGTGACGACGCCGCTCGATCTCGGCGCTGGCGTATTCACGATCCAGGACAGCGGCCCGACCGCGGGCACGGTGACCGGCCCGACCGACACGCTTGTGCTCGACGAGACGCGTCCTGTTGGCACCGACACCGCGGGTGGCACGGCGCCGACCGGCCTCGACACCGTGACGGCAGACTTCTCCAACAACTTCACCGGCGGCAGCTACGGCAGCGATGGTGCGGGCAACACGGCCTACACGCTGAAGCTGACCGGCGCGAACGTGGCCTCCGGCCTCTACGCGCTGGATCCGACCGATACCGACCCGGCCCATTTCGGGCAGGGTGCCCAGATCGTGCTGAACCAGGTGGGTGACACCATCACCGGTTCGGTCGGCGCGACCACCTATTTCACGATCACGATCGATGAGACGACCGGGATCGTGACGTTCACCCAGCTCAACAACATCTGGCATTCCGATCCGACCAATCCGGATGACGCCGCGACGCTGACATTGTCGGCTGCGAACCTGCTGCAAGTGGTGCAGACCATCACTGACGCGGACGGCGACCACGTGGCGACGCCGCTCGACCTCGGCAGCGGTGTGTTCACGATCCAGGACAGCGGTCCGACCGCCGGCACCGTGATTGCGGCGGCGGATACGTTGGTGCTGGACGAGACCCGTCCCGTCGGCACCGATACAGCGGGCGGCACGGCGCCGACCGGCCTCGACGCCGTGACGGCGGACTTCTCGAACAACTTCACCGGCGGCAGCTACGGCAGCGACGGTCCCGGCAACACCGCCTACACGCTGAAGCTGACCGGCGTGAACGTGGCCTCCGGCCTCTACGCGCTGGATCCGACCGACACCGACCCGGCTCACTTCGGGCAGGGCGCGCAGATCGTGCTGAACCAGGTCGGTGACACGATCACCGGTTCGGTCGGCGCGACGACCTACTTCACGATCACGATCAACGAGACGACCGGGATCGTGACGTTCACACAGTCGAACAACATCTGGCATTCCGATCCGACCAATCCGGATGACGCCGCGACGCTGACGCTGTCGAGCGCCAATTTGCTGCAGGTGGTGCAGACCATCACCGATGCCGACGGCGACCACGTGACGACGCCGCTCAACCTCGGCAGCGGTGTGTTCACGATCCAGGACAGCGGTCCGACCGCCGGCACCGTGATTGCGGCGGCGGATACATTGGTTCTGGACGAGACCCGTCCTGTCGGCACGGACACGGCGGGCGGCACGGCACCGACCGGCCTCGACACTGTGACGGCAGACTTCTCGAACAACTTCTCGGCCGGCAGCTACGGCAGCGACGGTCCCGGCAACACCGCCTACACGCTGAAGCTGACCGGCGTGAACGTGGCTTCCGGCCTCTACGCCCTTGATCCGACCGACACCGACCCGGCTCACTTCGGGCAGGGCGCGCAGATCGTGCTGAACCAGGTCGGTGACACGATCACCGGTTCGGTCGGCGCGACGACCTACTTCACGATCACGATCAACGAGACGACCGGGATCGTGACGTTCACACAGTCGAACAACATCTGGCATTCCGATCCGACCAATCCGGATGACGCCGCGACGCTGACGCTGTCGAGCGCCAACCTGCTGCAGGTGGTGCAGACCATCACCGACGCGGACGGCGACCACGTGGCGACGCCGCTCGATCTCGGCAGCGGTGTGTTCACGATCCAGGACAGCGGCCCGACCGCGGGCACGGTGACCGGTCCGACCGATACGCTGGTGCTGGACGAGACGCGGCCGGTTGGTACCGATACCGCAGGCAGCACCGCGCCGACCGGTCTTGCCAGCGTGACGGCGGACTTCTCCAACAACTTCACCGGCGGCAGCTACGGCAGCGATGGTGCGGGCAACACGGCCTACACGCTGAAGCTCACTGGCGTGAACGTCCTGTCGGGGCTCTTTGCCCTTGATCCGACCGACACCAACCCGGCCCATTTCGGGCAGGGTGCCCAGATCGTGCTGAACCAGGTCGGTGACACCATCACCGGCTCGGTCGGTGCGACGACCTACTTCACGATCACGATCAACGAGACGACGGGGATCGTGACCTTCACGCAGGTTAACAACATCTGGCACGCCGATCCGACCAATCCGGATGACGCCGCGACGCTGACCCTGTCGGCAGCCAATTTGCTGCAGGTGGTGCAGACCATCACCGACGCCGACGGCGACCACGTGACGACGCCGCTCAACCTCGGCACCGGCGTGTTCACGATCCAGGACAGCGGCCCGACGGCGGGCACGGTGACCGGCCCGACCGATACGCTGGTGCTCGACGAGACCCGTCCTGTCGGCACGGATACCGCGGGCGGCACCACACCGACCGGCCTTGCCAGCGTGACGGCGGACTTCTCCAACAACTTCACCGGCGGCAGCTACGGCAGCGACGGTCCGGGCAACACGGCCTATACGCTGAAGCTGACCGGCGCGAATGTGGCCTCGGGCCTCTACGCGCTCGATGCGACCGACAAGACCACCGCCGACGGCGATGGCATCGGCCAGGGTGCACAGATCGTGCTGAACCAGTCCGGTAACACCATCATCGGCTCGGTTGGCGCGACGGTCTACTTCACCATCACGATCGATCCGACGACCGGGATCGTGACGTTCACGCAGTCGAACAACATCTGGCACTCCGATCCGAACAATCCGGACGATGCCGCGACGCTGACCCTGTCGGCGGCCAATCTGCTGCAGGTGGTGCAGACCATTACCGATGCGGACGGCGACAGCGTGTCGACGTCACTTGACCTCGGCACCGGCGTGTTCACGATCCAGGACAGCGGTCCGACGGCGCCGACGGCAACGGTCAGCGCAGCAACGCTCGGCGTGGACGAGACGCCCGGCGTGCAGACCATCGGCGGCGCGAGCGACGTAGTTGGCAGCACTGCGATCACGTTCAACGGTTCGGCCACCACGGTCGCCGGGCTGTTCGCGACGGTCGCGAGCAAGGGCGTCGACACTGACGTGTCGTCGGCGGTGCTGGACAACGGTGCACTCAGCTTTGCGTCGACCGGCGCGAGCAGCGTCCTGTCCTTGACCGGAGGGAGCTATGGCTCGGACGGTGCGGGATCGACCGTCTACGCGCTGTCCCTCCTCAGTGCGGCGTCAGGCCTGACGCTGACGGACGGCACGGCGATCACACTGTCGCTGGACGGCAGCGGCCGGATCATCGGTACGGTGGGCGCGGATGCTGCCAACCCCAGCCTGACGGGTCAAACGGCGTTCGCGATCGCCATCGATCCGACGACCGGTCAGCTCTATGTGGCGGACTACCTCTCGCTCCACCACAACAGCACCGCCAGTCCGAACGATGTTCTGACGATGGCGGCCGGCAAGATCGGCGCGACCGTCACGTTGACGGATGCCGACGGCGATCATGTGACGGCTTCCGCCGACATCAGCACCCACATCAGCTTCCTCGACGACGGCCCGACCCTCGGCGCATTCGTCAACGGGACGCTGCCGAACGACATCGGCTCGGTGAACGGCACCTTTGCCGTCAATTTCGGAGCTGACGGTTTCGGTGGGTTCACGCTCACGGGGCCAGCCATCTCGGGCATCACCTACTCGACTGTCGCCTTGACCGATGCCGGTGGTCACGTGATCGGCTCGGAGTTGATCGGATCGGCCGGCGCAACGCAGGTGTTCGATCTGAAGGTGTTCGAGGACGGCACCTACACGTTCGATCTGCTGCATCCGCAGGCGTCGACGTCGGTCAGCAGCAGCCTCACGAATTTGGCCAGCGGGCACGTTCCGTGGGCCGAACTTTCCGACGGAAGCATCGAGTTCACTTCGCCGGGCGACATCAACTCTTCAACGAATGGTCTTGGCGTCGGAAACAACTTCCTCAACGGCGGCGAAACCTTCACGATGGAGTTCCACGTCCCAGGAACCGGCGTGGGCGTTGACGACGCACCCGGGACGAACCCGCAGTTTGTGGATGCCGTGAACTTCACCATTAATTCCGGTAACCCGGGGGATATGGTGTCATGGATCGCGACTGACACGGTCCATGGAACGACCCAGTCCGGGACGGCGACTGTGGATGCCTCGGGGACGCACCTGCTGATCGACCCGACGATCTCATTCAATACGCTTCAGATCACGGGCGTCGGCAACGAATCCATTCGCCTGCTGGCGGCATCCATATCGAAGACGGTTCTGCCGTCCGACCAAAACCTCACATTCGGTATCGTGGCCACCGATGGAGACGGCGATTCCACGGCGTCATCCTCGCTGGGCATTCACGTCGTCGCCGGCGATTCCAGCGGCAACTTTACATTGACGGGCGGCGCCACGGCCGACGTCATTGCCACGAGCTCTCACACCGACACCGTCAACGGCGGTGCCGGCACCGATATCGTCGACTATCGGGACGATACGGTCGGCGTCACGGTCAACCTGACGACTGGTCTCGGTTCTGGTGGTACTGGCAGCACCGCCGTCGGCGATACATACACCTCGATCGAGGGTATTCTCGGCGGCAGCGGCAACGATACCCTGACTGGCCTCGCTGCGGGCGGCACCTACTTCGACGGTGGCGCCGGAAGTGACACGCTGAACGGCGGTGCCGGAAACGACACCTTCGTCCTGACGCTCAATGGCGGTGGACACGACACCATCAACAACTTCAACGGATTGTCCGACCAAATCTTCGTCAATCTCGGCGACAATCTGTCGATCGGCCAAGCGTCCACGGTCGACGCGTCCAACTTCCATGTCGGTGACGAGACCCAGGCAGCGACGTGGAATGGCGGTACGGGCAAGGAGTTCGTGTTCAATACCACGACCCACGAATTGTGGTACTCGGCCAACGGTACCGGCACGGACAAGGTGGACCTTGCCCATGTCAGCACCGGTGTGCCGGCCGCGGCGAACGTTCACGTCTACTGA
- a CDS encoding HlyD family type I secretion periplasmic adaptor subunit — protein sequence MASSDFAFANDIRSAALLRTPRTSRMLLWTSCALLATFLTWAHFAVLDEVKRGSGRVVPSRQMQVVQSLEGGIVGDILVREGDIVQQGQSLMRIDDTKFASEFGEIRERRAAMAARVARLETEARGRSEITFPDQVDTVAPAAVATEASVFKMRAQKVAQDIDVLNQQVTRLSGSLKLLEREQSLTRKLYEQKVVPEIEMLRLDRQATEMKGQLAEAQSKIANITASFRSQADEDLAKSRGDLAVLDENIKSAQDRVRRTDLKAPVHGIVNKLNVSTVGAVVQPGANLMDIVPLDDTLLVEGRIRPQDIAFIRPNQDAVVKISAYDSSVYGSLKGKVERISADTIVDDKAEKTERPETFYRVMVRTDKNHLGTEQNPHPIIPGMVATVEVLTGEKSVLDYIVKPARLLRDEALRER from the coding sequence ATGGCGTCTTCCGATTTTGCGTTCGCAAATGATATCCGGTCCGCGGCGTTGTTGCGCACGCCCCGCACCTCCCGCATGCTGCTGTGGACGTCCTGCGCGCTGCTTGCGACGTTCCTGACCTGGGCGCACTTTGCCGTGCTCGACGAGGTCAAGCGCGGCAGCGGGCGCGTCGTGCCGTCGCGGCAGATGCAGGTGGTTCAGTCGCTCGAAGGTGGCATCGTCGGCGATATCCTGGTGCGGGAAGGCGACATCGTTCAGCAGGGCCAGTCCCTGATGCGCATCGACGACACGAAGTTCGCTTCCGAGTTCGGCGAAATCCGCGAGCGTCGCGCGGCGATGGCGGCGCGGGTGGCTCGGCTCGAAACCGAGGCGCGCGGGCGAAGCGAGATCACCTTTCCGGATCAAGTCGACACGGTGGCTCCGGCCGCCGTTGCGACCGAGGCCAGCGTGTTCAAGATGCGGGCCCAGAAGGTCGCGCAGGACATCGATGTCCTCAATCAGCAGGTCACCCGCCTCTCCGGCTCCCTCAAGCTTCTGGAACGCGAGCAGAGCCTGACGCGCAAGCTCTATGAGCAGAAGGTCGTGCCCGAGATCGAGATGCTGCGGCTGGACCGGCAGGCCACCGAGATGAAGGGACAGCTCGCCGAGGCGCAATCGAAGATCGCGAACATCACCGCCTCCTTCCGCTCGCAAGCCGACGAGGATCTGGCCAAATCGCGCGGCGATCTCGCCGTGCTCGACGAGAACATCAAGTCCGCCCAGGACCGGGTGCGCCGCACCGACCTGAAGGCACCGGTCCACGGCATCGTCAACAAGCTGAACGTCAGCACGGTCGGTGCCGTCGTACAGCCGGGCGCCAATCTGATGGATATCGTGCCGCTGGACGACACGCTGCTGGTCGAGGGGCGGATTCGTCCCCAGGACATCGCGTTCATCCGCCCCAACCAGGACGCGGTGGTGAAGATCAGCGCCTATGATTCCTCGGTCTACGGATCGCTGAAGGGCAAGGTTGAACGCATCAGCGCCGACACCATCGTCGACGACAAGGCGGAAAAGACCGAACGTCCGGAGACCTTCTATCGGGTCATGGTGCGCACCGACAAAAACCATCTCGGCACCGAGCAGAATCCGCATCCGATCATTCCGGGAATGGTGGCCACGGTCGAGGTGCTGACCGGCGAGAAGTCGGTGCTGGACTACATCGTGAAGCCCGCGCGCCTGCTGCGCGACGAGGCCCTGCGCGAACGCTGA
- a CDS encoding transglutaminase-like cysteine peptidase: protein MKLLKSAASAVIAVAALSISLCTAPSAFAADELTLGDGAGELAPASDAASNRPPATFFTISDVLAKLDRQRGRGPNAIRTAALTPLDTATDAMPAAKPLPPEGTEPFGLFTFRAPENSLWRKWRGLESDLARERTILEQCRENAAGCPSHAAQFLRLIGAVKSKSGRDRLDEANRAVNQTIRYVSDFAQHGEADRWTAPLATFATGKGDCEDYAIAKYVALGEAGFPREDLRLVLGRDRAILQDHAVLAARLDGHWLILDSRRSELIDDGELGNFTPMFAINDHGVQLFAAPYAKRFPLDGEADAAPAAANATDAEWTGVDPLDAASPPTGFLPVLM from the coding sequence ATGAAGTTGTTGAAGTCTGCCGCGTCGGCGGTCATCGCCGTGGCTGCACTGTCGATAAGTCTTTGCACGGCGCCATCAGCGTTTGCTGCGGACGAGCTCACGCTCGGCGACGGCGCCGGCGAGCTCGCGCCGGCTTCGGACGCAGCATCAAACCGCCCGCCGGCCACCTTCTTCACCATCAGCGACGTTCTGGCCAAGCTCGACCGGCAGCGCGGCCGTGGTCCGAACGCGATCCGCACCGCCGCGCTCACCCCGCTGGATACTGCGACCGACGCAATGCCAGCGGCGAAGCCGCTTCCGCCCGAAGGCACCGAGCCGTTTGGCCTGTTCACCTTCCGCGCGCCGGAGAACAGCCTCTGGCGCAAATGGCGCGGCCTCGAATCCGACCTCGCCAGGGAGCGGACCATCCTCGAGCAGTGCCGGGAGAACGCCGCCGGCTGCCCGTCGCATGCCGCACAATTCCTCCGCCTGATCGGCGCGGTCAAGTCCAAGTCCGGCCGCGACCGGCTGGACGAGGCCAACCGCGCCGTCAACCAGACGATCCGCTATGTCAGCGACTTCGCCCAGCACGGCGAGGCCGACCGCTGGACCGCCCCGCTCGCCACCTTTGCGACCGGCAAGGGCGATTGCGAGGACTACGCGATCGCGAAATACGTCGCGCTCGGCGAAGCCGGCTTCCCGCGCGAGGATCTGCGCCTGGTGCTGGGCCGCGACCGCGCCATCCTCCAGGATCATGCCGTGCTGGCGGCGCGCCTGGATGGCCATTGGCTGATCCTCGACAGCCGCCGCTCCGAACTAATCGACGACGGCGAGCTCGGCAACTTCACGCCGATGTTTGCGATCAACGACCATGGTGTGCAATTGTTCGCGGCGCCCTACGCCAAGCGTTTCCCGCTCGATGGCGAGGCCGACGCCGCGCCGGCGGCCGCCAATGCGACGGACGCCGAATGGACCGGGGTGGATCCGCTTGATGCGGCGAGCCCCCCCACCGGCTTCCTGCCCGTGCTGATGTAG